In the genome of Luteitalea pratensis, the window CTCGTTCGGTCGTCAGTTGTCGCGTTGTAACTGTTCCAAGATCCAGCACGTACACGGCACTCCGCAGGTCGCGTCGGGCGTTGAACAGGATCCGGTCGTCGTCGATGGGAGACCACTGCGGGTTCGAACACATCGGACCGCCCATGGATGTCACTTGGCGCGGGTTCGCGCCATCAGCGTTCGAGACGAACAGTTCCATGTTCCCGGTTCTCGTCGATATGAATGCGATGCGGCCGCCGTCGCGCGAATAGGCGGGCGTGGCTTCGTCGTAGGTCGATGGGGCCACGACGGCCGCGATGGGATTGCTCGCATTAGCGGTCACGTCCATGCGCGCCAGGCTGGTGTCCCTGAACTGGGCTGAATAGATCAGCCGCCCGCCGCGACTCAGGCTCAGCGTCGAGGCCTGTTCGCCAAACGGGAGCACCACCGCCGGGCCCGAGGGCGCCAATCGATCCGAACGCAAGGGGAGGCGATTCAATCGTGACTGTCCAAAAAGTGCGCCGGAGGAAAACACCAGCGCCGCATCGTCGCCCGACCACGCGAGGTCGAGTACCTGGACTGCAGACCGCGTCGTGACCCGTGCAGGACTGCCGATCGGCTCGAACGCAGCCGAGAGTGCGAGGATGTGGATCTCGCTCGCGCCGACTCCCGGAGGCCGAACGAACGCCATATGACGCCCATCGGACGAAAACACAGGCTTGGAGTCACTCGATTTCTCGTCGTGCGGGGTGGTCGTCAGGCGGCGCCTGTCGTGTCCGTCCCTTGACAACAACCAGATTCCGCGACCCTTGGCGGGGTCGTCGTCAGCGCTGGCGATCCAGTGACCATCCGGCGTCCAGCTGAGTCGATGGTTGGCCACAGGGGTCCGGAGCGTGATGGTGCCGATGCGTCGCTCCGCCGCGTGTCCAAGCGCTGGAACGACCATGACGTCGACTGTCGTGTCGCTGTGCGGCGCCCGCCGCAGGAACGCGATCTCCTGACCATCCGGCGACCATGCTGGCGAATCGTCCCTCGCGGGGTTGGTGGTCAGGGGGATGGGCTCGCCCGGCCCTACCAGCTTCACGTAGATGTCGTAATTGTCCTGCGCCGGACCGTTCCACGAGAACGCCACCTGGCTGCCATCTGGAGACAGGCTCGGCGTCCGCTCGGTGCCCTCATACGCGGTGAGCCGCGTGGCCTGCAGGGGGCCGTCGCTCGGCTCAGCGGGCCGCCTGCCGACAACCGCGTAAGCAAGGGCTGCAAGCCCGCATGCCCCGAGCGCACCAGCGGCCCACCATCGGAGGCGGCTCGTTGCGCCACCGCGCGACGACGGGGCCACAGGCGGCTGACCCGCGGGCATGTGGGGCGGTTCGACCGTGGGGGCGACGGTCTGGATGTCGGCGGCGAAGCGATAACCATGCTTCGGCACGGTTTCGATCCAGTGCGCCGCGCCGTCGCCCAGCGCCTTGCGCAACGTGGACACCTGGAACGACAGGTTCGCTTCTTCGACGAACGTGTCCGGCCAGAGCGCAGTCATCAGCTCCTGCCGCGAGAAGGCGTGCCGTGGCCTGCGCACGAGCAGCACGAGGAGCTCGAAGCCCTTCGGCGAGAGCGCGATCGCCTCACCAGCGCGCAGCACGACGCGCTGGTCGACGTCCACGCGGTACTCGCCGAAGTGGTACGACTCACTCGTCGACAAGGATGCCTGCCTCCTGACAACGACTGGTATTTCGTGGGTGGAATCGTAAGCGTAACAGTGTGGCTGCGAGAACGCCAAGGGCGCGAGGCGACACGCACGGACAAGATCTGACAAGATCGACCTGTCTTCCGCGGGTCCGAGGAACGGCGCATGACACAGTCACATCGCGCGGGCGCTATCCGGGCGCCCCTGCTGGCGTTCGCCCTGGGCGCGCTCTCGTACGTGGCGAATACGCAAGACCGCCCGGCGGACGGGGGCGGGACGCCGCTTCCACAGGTCGCTGTGGAGGCGCAGCCGCTGGCGGCGAATGTCGAACGGCTCGCGCAGGCGCTCGAGTATCTCGGCGCGCCGCTTCCAGCGGACGTCCG includes:
- a CDS encoding winged helix-turn-helix domain-containing protein encodes the protein MSTSESYHFGEYRVDVDQRVVLRAGEAIALSPKGFELLVLLVRRPRHAFSRQELMTALWPDTFVEEANLSFQVSTLRKALGDGAAHWIETVPKHGYRFAADIQTVAPTVEPPHMPAGQPPVAPSSRGGATSRLRWWAAGALGACGLAALAYAVVGRRPAEPSDGPLQATRLTAYEGTERTPSLSPDGSQVAFSWNGPAQDNYDIYVKLVGPGEPIPLTTNPARDDSPAWSPDGQEIAFLRRAPHSDTTVDVMVVPALGHAAERRIGTITLRTPVANHRLSWTPDGHWIASADDDPAKGRGIWLLSRDGHDRRRLTTTPHDEKSSDSKPVFSSDGRHMAFVRPPGVGASEIHILALSAAFEPIGSPARVTTRSAVQVLDLAWSGDDAALVFSSGALFGQSRLNRLPLRSDRLAPSGPAVVLPFGEQASTLSLSRGGRLIYSAQFRDTSLARMDVTANASNPIAAVVAPSTYDEATPAYSRDGGRIAFISTRTGNMELFVSNADGANPRQVTSMGGPMCSNPQWSPIDDDRILFNARRDLRSAVYVLDLGTVTTRQLTTERDEYGEARWSRDGKWIYAASPRTGRDEVWRMPSDGGAAVQITRNGGTAATEAADGFLYYAKEQSSPTSIWRMPVAGGPETLVVDGLSYAINFAVGDRGLYFVSAGESRFDTAVEYLEFGSLTRTRLADLGGRHPWFGVALSPDQHSFMYSVVQNVNTNLMVVDGVR